A genomic window from Rattus norvegicus strain BN/NHsdMcwi chromosome 9, GRCr8, whole genome shotgun sequence includes:
- the Fam237a gene encoding protein FAM237A isoform X1 yields MTDPGTRSRNHCPLSLTCLLLIVGMYYVSPVFCHSQTDLLTLNQADPQCWESSSMLLLEMRKPRVSNTVSGFWDFMIYLKSSENLKHGALFWDLAQLFWDIYVDCVLSRNHGLGRRELAGEEQRVSKVLPRHLGIKQGAYSQLLRSIYLKKKELIGDLTSMQLQKWGPGFTGKEKLQIKRNRS; encoded by the exons ATGACTGATCCTGGGACCAGAAGCAGGAACCACTGCCCCCTGAGTCTCACCTGCCTCCTGCTCATTGTGGGAATGTACTATGTGTCTCCTGTTTTCTGTCACAGTCAGACAGACCTGCTGACTCTTAACCAAGCTGATCCTCAGTGCTGGGAGTCCTCATCAATGCTCCTCCTGGAGATGCGGAAGCCTCGTGTTTCTAACACTGTCTCTGGCTTTTGGGATTTTATGATCTATCTGAAGTCATCTGAGAACTTGAAGCATGGTGCCCTGTTTTGGGATCTGGCCCAACTCTTCTGGGACATCTATGTAGACTGTGTCCTCTCTAGGAACCATGGCTTAGGAAGGAGGGAATTGGCTGGAGAAGAACAGAGAGTCTCAAAAGTGCTGCCCAGGCATTTGGGGATTAAACAAG GTGCATATTCTCAGCTCCTTAGAAGCATTTACTTAAAGAAGAAGGAATTGATTGGAGATTTGACAAGCATGCAATTGCAAAAGTGGGGCCCTGGGTTCACTGGAAAAGAGAAGCTGCAAATAAAGAGAAATCGAAGCTAA